From one Malus sylvestris chromosome 1, drMalSylv7.2, whole genome shotgun sequence genomic stretch:
- the LOC126629617 gene encoding zinc finger BED domain-containing protein DAYSLEEPER-like produces MKDCDDFMRRMGNYMNLKFEKYWSEYSLILAVEVILDPRYKLEFVEWGYNKLYGKDSRELKDVSGTLFSLYGRYIDKFSHLLVSNPVNQTPTQIKVGDKLFEEFDNIYLDGSTSNEKTKLHLYLEENRLDRKQELDILSWWKLEQFRYPVLSRMASDVLTIPISTVASESAFSINGRVLDQYRSSLLHETVQALLCTRDWLFGKGASEKEGADLEELIE; encoded by the exons ATGAAAGATTGTGATGATTTCATGAGACGGATGGGGAATTATATGAATTTGAAGTTTGAAAAATATTGGTCAGAGTATAGTTTGATCCTTGCCGTTGAAGTGATTCTTGATCCTCGCTATAAATTGGAATTTGTAGAGTGGGGTTATAACAAGCTTTATGGTAAGGATTCCAGAGAGTTGAAGGATGTTAGTGGCACATTGTTTTCACTCTATGGTCGTTACATAGACAAGTTCTCTCATCTTCTTGTATCCAACCCAGTCAATCAAACTCCTACTCAAATAAAAGTTGGAGACAAACTTTTTGAG GAATTTGATAATATTTACCTAGATGGGTCAACTTCAAATGAAAAAACTAAATTACATCTATATCTTGAAGAAAATAGACTTGATAGAAAACAAGAGTTGGATATTCTTTCATGGTGGAAACTGGAGCAATTTCGTTATCCCGTACTTTCTCGTATGGCTTCTGATGTGTTAACAATTCCCATCTCAACTGTTGCCTCAGAATCAGCATTTAGTATTAATGGTAGGGTGCTTGATCAATATCGAAGTTCTTTGTTGCATGAAACCGTTCAAGCCTTGCTATGTACTAGAGACTGGCTTTTTGGCAAAGGAG CTTCAGAGAAAGAGGGAGCTGACTTGGAAGAACTCATTGAATAA
- the LOC126623266 gene encoding BTB/POZ and MATH domain-containing protein 3-like isoform X3: MPPIRKHYRGAKSGESMGNSKPGSDQESCSKSISETVNGSHRFTIKGYSLAKGMGAGKYLMSDTFAVGGYDWAIYFYPDGKNPEDSNAYVSVFIALVSEGTDVRALFELTLVDQTDSGKDKVHSHFDRALEGGPYTLKYRGSMWGYKKFFRRSLLETSEFLKDDCLVLNCTVGVVRTRLEQPKQFTITVPSSDMGRDLKDFLDSEAGCDIVFQVGDEQFKAHKLILAARSRVFRAQFYGLVGDCNVHKVVVEDVEPFIFKAMLLFIYTDKFPDIHEVMGSSPLCTFTVMVQHLLAAADLYNLDRLKLLCESKLCKEITTETVATTLALAEQHQCRQLKDVCLKFAANPSNLGGGCYP, encoded by the exons ATGCCGCCGATTCGCAAACATTATAGAGGAGCGAAATCGGGTGAATCCATGGGGAATTCGAAGCCTGGGTCCGACCAAGAGTCGTGCTCGAAATCGATCAGCGAGACCGTGAACGGGTCGCACCGGTTCACGATAAAGGGGTATTCGTTGGCCAAAGGTATGGGCGCTGGGAAGTACCTGATGAGCGATACGTTCGCAGTGGGCGGATACGATTGGGCAATTTACTTTTACCCCGACGGTAAAAACCCGGAGGATAGCAACGCCTACGTCTCGGTTTTCATTGCTTTGGTTAGTGAGGGTACGGATGTGAGGGCTTTGTTCGAGCTGACGTTGGTGGACCAGACGGATAGTGGGAAGGACAAGGTACACAGTCACTTTGATCGCGCGCTCGAGGGCGGACCGTACACGCTGAAGTACAGAGGCAGTATGTG GGGTTACAAGAAATTCTTCAGAAGATCACTCCTAGAAACTTCTGAGTTCCTTAAGGATGATTGCCTTGTATTGAACTGCACTGTTGGAGTTGTAAGAACTCGCCTTGAGCAACCAAAACAATTTACAATCACTGTTCCATCGTCAGACATGGGACGAGACCTGAAGGACTTTCTAGATTCTGAAGCTGGTTGTGACATAGTTTTTCAGGTTGGTGATGAACAGTTTAAGGCTCACAAGTTGATACTTGCTGCTAGGTCTCGTGTATTTAGAGCGCAGTTTTATGGACTTGTCGGGGATTGTAACGTACATAAAGTAGTTGTGGAGGATGTTGAGCCCTTCATCTTTAAG GCAATGCTTCTCTTTATTTACACAGACAAATTTCCTGATATACATGAAGTTATGGGCTCATCACCTTTGTGCACATTCACTGTCATGGTGCAGCATCTGTTGGCAGCTGCAGACCTGTATAATCTAGATCGACTGAAATTGTTGTGTGAATCAAAGTTGTGTAAAGAAATCACTACTGAAACAGTGGCGACTACACTTGCTCTTGCCGAACAGCATCAATGTCGACAGCTCAAGGATGTCTGTCTTAAATTTGCGGCAAATCCGTCAAACTTGGGAGGTGGGTGTTACCCATAG
- the LOC126623266 gene encoding BTB/POZ and MATH domain-containing protein 3-like isoform X2, whose translation MPPIRKHYRGAKSGESMGNSKPGSDQESCSKSISETVNGSHRFTIKGYSLAKGMGAGKYLMSDTFAVGGYDWAIYFYPDGKNPEDSNAYVSVFIALVSEGTDVRALFELTLVDQTDSGKDKVHSHFDRALEGGPYTLKYRGSMWGYKKFFRRSLLETSEFLKDDCLVLNCTVGVVRTRLEQPKQFTITVPSSDMGRDLKDFLDSEAGCDIVFQVGDEQFKAHKLILAARSRVFRAQFYGLVGDCNVHKVVVEDVEPFIFKHLLAAADLYNLDRLKLLCESKLCKEITTETVATTLALAEQHQCRQLKDVCLKFAANPSNLGAVMQSDGYKHLEESCPSMLVELLETFASVDDNSSLLSSRKRSGSSIYGLDLPADGGGTVAESANPNGRRVRRRY comes from the exons ATGCCGCCGATTCGCAAACATTATAGAGGAGCGAAATCGGGTGAATCCATGGGGAATTCGAAGCCTGGGTCCGACCAAGAGTCGTGCTCGAAATCGATCAGCGAGACCGTGAACGGGTCGCACCGGTTCACGATAAAGGGGTATTCGTTGGCCAAAGGTATGGGCGCTGGGAAGTACCTGATGAGCGATACGTTCGCAGTGGGCGGATACGATTGGGCAATTTACTTTTACCCCGACGGTAAAAACCCGGAGGATAGCAACGCCTACGTCTCGGTTTTCATTGCTTTGGTTAGTGAGGGTACGGATGTGAGGGCTTTGTTCGAGCTGACGTTGGTGGACCAGACGGATAGTGGGAAGGACAAGGTACACAGTCACTTTGATCGCGCGCTCGAGGGCGGACCGTACACGCTGAAGTACAGAGGCAGTATGTG GGGTTACAAGAAATTCTTCAGAAGATCACTCCTAGAAACTTCTGAGTTCCTTAAGGATGATTGCCTTGTATTGAACTGCACTGTTGGAGTTGTAAGAACTCGCCTTGAGCAACCAAAACAATTTACAATCACTGTTCCATCGTCAGACATGGGACGAGACCTGAAGGACTTTCTAGATTCTGAAGCTGGTTGTGACATAGTTTTTCAGGTTGGTGATGAACAGTTTAAGGCTCACAAGTTGATACTTGCTGCTAGGTCTCGTGTATTTAGAGCGCAGTTTTATGGACTTGTCGGGGATTGTAACGTACATAAAGTAGTTGTGGAGGATGTTGAGCCCTTCATCTTTAAG CATCTGTTGGCAGCTGCAGACCTGTATAATCTAGATCGACTGAAATTGTTGTGTGAATCAAAGTTGTGTAAAGAAATCACTACTGAAACAGTGGCGACTACACTTGCTCTTGCCGAACAGCATCAATGTCGACAGCTCAAGGATGTCTGTCTTAAATTTGCGGCAAATCCGTCAAACTTGGGAG CCGTAATGCAATCAGATGGGTACAAGCATCTCGAAGAGAGCTGCCCATCAATGTTGGTAGAGCTGCTGGAGACATTTGCATCGGTGGATGACAATTCTAGTCTTCTGTCAAGCCGGAAGAGGAGTGGTAGCAGCATATACGGGCTAGATTTGCCAGCAGATGGGGGTGGGACCGTAGCAGAATCAGCAAATCCCAATGGCAGGCGCGTGAGGCGACGGTATTAG
- the LOC126623266 gene encoding BTB/POZ and MATH domain-containing protein 3-like isoform X1 — protein sequence MPPIRKHYRGAKSGESMGNSKPGSDQESCSKSISETVNGSHRFTIKGYSLAKGMGAGKYLMSDTFAVGGYDWAIYFYPDGKNPEDSNAYVSVFIALVSEGTDVRALFELTLVDQTDSGKDKVHSHFDRALEGGPYTLKYRGSMWGYKKFFRRSLLETSEFLKDDCLVLNCTVGVVRTRLEQPKQFTITVPSSDMGRDLKDFLDSEAGCDIVFQVGDEQFKAHKLILAARSRVFRAQFYGLVGDCNVHKVVVEDVEPFIFKAMLLFIYTDKFPDIHEVMGSSPLCTFTVMVQHLLAAADLYNLDRLKLLCESKLCKEITTETVATTLALAEQHQCRQLKDVCLKFAANPSNLGAVMQSDGYKHLEESCPSMLVELLETFASVDDNSSLLSSRKRSGSSIYGLDLPADGGGTVAESANPNGRRVRRRY from the exons ATGCCGCCGATTCGCAAACATTATAGAGGAGCGAAATCGGGTGAATCCATGGGGAATTCGAAGCCTGGGTCCGACCAAGAGTCGTGCTCGAAATCGATCAGCGAGACCGTGAACGGGTCGCACCGGTTCACGATAAAGGGGTATTCGTTGGCCAAAGGTATGGGCGCTGGGAAGTACCTGATGAGCGATACGTTCGCAGTGGGCGGATACGATTGGGCAATTTACTTTTACCCCGACGGTAAAAACCCGGAGGATAGCAACGCCTACGTCTCGGTTTTCATTGCTTTGGTTAGTGAGGGTACGGATGTGAGGGCTTTGTTCGAGCTGACGTTGGTGGACCAGACGGATAGTGGGAAGGACAAGGTACACAGTCACTTTGATCGCGCGCTCGAGGGCGGACCGTACACGCTGAAGTACAGAGGCAGTATGTG GGGTTACAAGAAATTCTTCAGAAGATCACTCCTAGAAACTTCTGAGTTCCTTAAGGATGATTGCCTTGTATTGAACTGCACTGTTGGAGTTGTAAGAACTCGCCTTGAGCAACCAAAACAATTTACAATCACTGTTCCATCGTCAGACATGGGACGAGACCTGAAGGACTTTCTAGATTCTGAAGCTGGTTGTGACATAGTTTTTCAGGTTGGTGATGAACAGTTTAAGGCTCACAAGTTGATACTTGCTGCTAGGTCTCGTGTATTTAGAGCGCAGTTTTATGGACTTGTCGGGGATTGTAACGTACATAAAGTAGTTGTGGAGGATGTTGAGCCCTTCATCTTTAAG GCAATGCTTCTCTTTATTTACACAGACAAATTTCCTGATATACATGAAGTTATGGGCTCATCACCTTTGTGCACATTCACTGTCATGGTGCAGCATCTGTTGGCAGCTGCAGACCTGTATAATCTAGATCGACTGAAATTGTTGTGTGAATCAAAGTTGTGTAAAGAAATCACTACTGAAACAGTGGCGACTACACTTGCTCTTGCCGAACAGCATCAATGTCGACAGCTCAAGGATGTCTGTCTTAAATTTGCGGCAAATCCGTCAAACTTGGGAG CCGTAATGCAATCAGATGGGTACAAGCATCTCGAAGAGAGCTGCCCATCAATGTTGGTAGAGCTGCTGGAGACATTTGCATCGGTGGATGACAATTCTAGTCTTCTGTCAAGCCGGAAGAGGAGTGGTAGCAGCATATACGGGCTAGATTTGCCAGCAGATGGGGGTGGGACCGTAGCAGAATCAGCAAATCCCAATGGCAGGCGCGTGAGGCGACGGTATTAG
- the LOC126623266 gene encoding BTB/POZ and MATH domain-containing protein 3-like isoform X4, whose amino-acid sequence MPPIRKHYRGAKSGESMGNSKPGSDQESCSKSISETVNGSHRFTIKGYSLAKGMGAGKYLMSDTFAVGGYDWAIYFYPDGKNPEDSNAYVSVFIALVSEGTDVRALFELTLVDQTDSGKDKVHSHFDRALEGGPYTLKYRGSMWGYKKFFRRSLLETSEFLKDDCLVLNCTVGVVRTRLEQPKQFTITVPSSDMGRDLKDFLDSEAGCDIVFQVGDEQFKAHKLILAARSRVFRAQFYGLVGDCNVHKVVVEDVEPFIFKAMLLFIYTDKFPDIHEVMGSSPLCTFTVMVQHLLAAADLYNLDRLKLLCESKLCKEITTETVATTLALAEQHQCRQLKDVCLKFAANPSNLGGCQ is encoded by the exons ATGCCGCCGATTCGCAAACATTATAGAGGAGCGAAATCGGGTGAATCCATGGGGAATTCGAAGCCTGGGTCCGACCAAGAGTCGTGCTCGAAATCGATCAGCGAGACCGTGAACGGGTCGCACCGGTTCACGATAAAGGGGTATTCGTTGGCCAAAGGTATGGGCGCTGGGAAGTACCTGATGAGCGATACGTTCGCAGTGGGCGGATACGATTGGGCAATTTACTTTTACCCCGACGGTAAAAACCCGGAGGATAGCAACGCCTACGTCTCGGTTTTCATTGCTTTGGTTAGTGAGGGTACGGATGTGAGGGCTTTGTTCGAGCTGACGTTGGTGGACCAGACGGATAGTGGGAAGGACAAGGTACACAGTCACTTTGATCGCGCGCTCGAGGGCGGACCGTACACGCTGAAGTACAGAGGCAGTATGTG GGGTTACAAGAAATTCTTCAGAAGATCACTCCTAGAAACTTCTGAGTTCCTTAAGGATGATTGCCTTGTATTGAACTGCACTGTTGGAGTTGTAAGAACTCGCCTTGAGCAACCAAAACAATTTACAATCACTGTTCCATCGTCAGACATGGGACGAGACCTGAAGGACTTTCTAGATTCTGAAGCTGGTTGTGACATAGTTTTTCAGGTTGGTGATGAACAGTTTAAGGCTCACAAGTTGATACTTGCTGCTAGGTCTCGTGTATTTAGAGCGCAGTTTTATGGACTTGTCGGGGATTGTAACGTACATAAAGTAGTTGTGGAGGATGTTGAGCCCTTCATCTTTAAG GCAATGCTTCTCTTTATTTACACAGACAAATTTCCTGATATACATGAAGTTATGGGCTCATCACCTTTGTGCACATTCACTGTCATGGTGCAGCATCTGTTGGCAGCTGCAGACCTGTATAATCTAGATCGACTGAAATTGTTGTGTGAATCAAAGTTGTGTAAAGAAATCACTACTGAAACAGTGGCGACTACACTTGCTCTTGCCGAACAGCATCAATGTCGACAGCTCAAGGATGTCTGTCTTAAATTTGCGGCAAATCCGTCAAACTTGGGAG GATGTCAATAA
- the LOC126623790 gene encoding ultraviolet-B receptor UVR8-like isoform X2, which translates to MNAEGNTEEEVKMEEGKENVVFMWGYLPGALPQRSPLLSPTVVRTAGAEYAWKDVCGGGCGFAMAISEPGKLITWGSTDDLGQSYVTSGKHGENPEPFPLPNDASIVKAAAGWAHCVAVTENGRVYTWGWKECVPSGKVFGEQSMGPDGEKDAFERQSSFLTEQVSPRSHGSRSTAAAVSASEEGTKRRKLSSAKQAAECSSSGDEPPSALPCLVALNPGVRIASVAAGGRHTLALSNGGQVWGWGYGGEGQLGLGSRIRMVSSPHPVPCIESSYGKDGSAGLSRGTIGSDGYGLRVPGNYVKGIACGGRHSVVITDAGAVLAFGWGLYGQCGQGSTNDELRPTCVSSLLGIRIEGVAAGLWHTVCISADGDVYAFGGNQFGQLGTGTEEAEIIPRLLDAPVLENVNAKIVSCGARHSTIITEDGKVFAWGWNKYGQLGLDDVIDRNIPAQVTIDGCVPKNVACGWWHTLLLAEPT; encoded by the exons ATGAATGCGGAGGGGAATACGGAAGAGGAAGTGAAGATGGAAGAGGGGAAAGAGAATGTGGTGTTCATGTGGGGGTATCTGCCCGGAGCTCTGCCGCAGAGGTCGCCGCTTCTGTCGCCGACGGTCGTGCGGACGGCCGGAGCTGAGTACGCGTGGAAGGATGTGTGCGGTGGCGGCTGCGGCTTCGCCATGGCCATTTCAG AACCTGGAAAGCTTATTACATGGGGATCAACAGATGATCTGGGCCAAAGCTATGTGACATCTGGGAAGCACGGG GAAAATCCGGAACCTTTTCCTCTTCCAAATGATGCTTCTATTGTAAAGGCGGCCGCGGGTTGGGCCCATTGTGTTGCAGTCACAG AAAATGGACGAGTTTACACTTGGGGATGGAAAGAGTGTGttccatctgggaaggtctTTGGGGAGCAATCTATGGGGCCAGACGGTGAAAAGGATGCATTTGAAAGGCAGAGTTCTTTTTTGACCGAGCAAG TTAGCCCTCGCTCTCATGGCTCACGATCCACTGCCGCGGCAGTTTCTGCTAGTGAAGAAGGTACAAAGCGAAGAAAATTATCTTCAGCAAAACAAGCGGCTGAATGTTCATCATCTGGTGATGAACCTCCGTCTGCATTGCCATGTCTTGTGGCATTGAATCCGGGAGTTAGAATAGCCAGTGTAGCTGCTGGAGGGCGCCATACTCTGGCATTATCAA ATGGAGGACAAGTGTGGGGATGGGGCTATGGAGGTGAAGGGCAGCTTGGTCTGGGCTCCCGCATACGTATGGTGTCCTCTCCTCATCCTGTACCTTGCATTGAGTCCTCTTATGGAAAAGATGGATCTGCAGGACTGTCTAGAGGAACCATAGGTTCAGACGGATATGGTCTTAGGGTTCCTGGGAATTATGTGAAGGGGATTGCCTGTGGAGGGCGACATAGTGTAGTAATCACAG ATGCTGGAGCTGTACTTGCTTTTGGGTGGGGGCTGTATGGACAG TGTGGGCAAGGAAGCACAAATGATGAATTACGCCCGACTTGTGTATCTTCATTACTGGGTATCCGGATAGAGGGTGTTGCTGCAGGACTGTGGCACACTGTCTGCATTTCAGCTGATGGTGATGTTTATGCATTTGGCGGGAATCAGTTTGGACAGCTGGGTACCGGAACTGAAGAAGCTGAG ATTATACCAAGACTTTTGGATGCTCCAGTTCTGGAAAACGTGAATGCAAAGATTGTTTCCTGTGGGGCGCGTCATAGTACCATAATCACCG AGGATGGGAAAGTTTTCGCCTGGGGATGGAACAAGTATGGTCAG CTTGGCCTGGACGATGTGATCGACCGCAACATTCCGGCTCAAGTCACAATCGACGGATGTGTGCCGAAAAATGTGGCGTGCGGCTGGTGGCACACCTTACTGCTTGCTGAACCTACTTGA
- the LOC126623790 gene encoding ultraviolet-B receptor UVR8-like isoform X1 translates to MQEPASSGFEWHFTPNHNSFADRAHCLGKPALTRICFNLWQLIHYYFSPQCCFTISVCVCFLFKVHFFLLFYDSLLLHFDSEPGKLITWGSTDDLGQSYVTSGKHGENPEPFPLPNDASIVKAAAGWAHCVAVTENGRVYTWGWKECVPSGKVFGEQSMGPDGEKDAFERQSSFLTEQVSPRSHGSRSTAAAVSASEEGTKRRKLSSAKQAAECSSSGDEPPSALPCLVALNPGVRIASVAAGGRHTLALSNGGQVWGWGYGGEGQLGLGSRIRMVSSPHPVPCIESSYGKDGSAGLSRGTIGSDGYGLRVPGNYVKGIACGGRHSVVITDAGAVLAFGWGLYGQCGQGSTNDELRPTCVSSLLGIRIEGVAAGLWHTVCISADGDVYAFGGNQFGQLGTGTEEAEIIPRLLDAPVLENVNAKIVSCGARHSTIITEDGKVFAWGWNKYGQLGLDDVIDRNIPAQVTIDGCVPKNVACGWWHTLLLAEPT, encoded by the exons ATGCAAGAACCAGCTAGCTCTGGGTTCGAGTGGCATTTCACCCCTAACCACAACTCATTCGCTGATCGGGCACACTGTCTTGGCAAACCGGCTTTAACCCGCATTTGCTTTAATTTGTGGCAGTTGATACACTATTATTTTTCTCCCCAATGCTGTTTTACCATATCTGTTTGTGTATGTTTTCTCTTCAAAGTGCATTTCTTTTTGCTCTTTTACGATTCTTTACTGTTACATTTTGACTCAGAACCTGGAAAGCTTATTACATGGGGATCAACAGATGATCTGGGCCAAAGCTATGTGACATCTGGGAAGCACGGG GAAAATCCGGAACCTTTTCCTCTTCCAAATGATGCTTCTATTGTAAAGGCGGCCGCGGGTTGGGCCCATTGTGTTGCAGTCACAG AAAATGGACGAGTTTACACTTGGGGATGGAAAGAGTGTGttccatctgggaaggtctTTGGGGAGCAATCTATGGGGCCAGACGGTGAAAAGGATGCATTTGAAAGGCAGAGTTCTTTTTTGACCGAGCAAG TTAGCCCTCGCTCTCATGGCTCACGATCCACTGCCGCGGCAGTTTCTGCTAGTGAAGAAGGTACAAAGCGAAGAAAATTATCTTCAGCAAAACAAGCGGCTGAATGTTCATCATCTGGTGATGAACCTCCGTCTGCATTGCCATGTCTTGTGGCATTGAATCCGGGAGTTAGAATAGCCAGTGTAGCTGCTGGAGGGCGCCATACTCTGGCATTATCAA ATGGAGGACAAGTGTGGGGATGGGGCTATGGAGGTGAAGGGCAGCTTGGTCTGGGCTCCCGCATACGTATGGTGTCCTCTCCTCATCCTGTACCTTGCATTGAGTCCTCTTATGGAAAAGATGGATCTGCAGGACTGTCTAGAGGAACCATAGGTTCAGACGGATATGGTCTTAGGGTTCCTGGGAATTATGTGAAGGGGATTGCCTGTGGAGGGCGACATAGTGTAGTAATCACAG ATGCTGGAGCTGTACTTGCTTTTGGGTGGGGGCTGTATGGACAG TGTGGGCAAGGAAGCACAAATGATGAATTACGCCCGACTTGTGTATCTTCATTACTGGGTATCCGGATAGAGGGTGTTGCTGCAGGACTGTGGCACACTGTCTGCATTTCAGCTGATGGTGATGTTTATGCATTTGGCGGGAATCAGTTTGGACAGCTGGGTACCGGAACTGAAGAAGCTGAG ATTATACCAAGACTTTTGGATGCTCCAGTTCTGGAAAACGTGAATGCAAAGATTGTTTCCTGTGGGGCGCGTCATAGTACCATAATCACCG AGGATGGGAAAGTTTTCGCCTGGGGATGGAACAAGTATGGTCAG CTTGGCCTGGACGATGTGATCGACCGCAACATTCCGGCTCAAGTCACAATCGACGGATGTGTGCCGAAAAATGTGGCGTGCGGCTGGTGGCACACCTTACTGCTTGCTGAACCTACTTGA